From Butyricimonas paravirosa, one genomic window encodes:
- a CDS encoding DUF2851 family protein produces the protein MTEEFLQYVWANSLFTSTECMSTKGKRVEILNVGFQNRDAGPDFFNAKVRINDVVQVGNVEIHQKGSDWFRHAHEKDLAYNNVILSVVGEADMEVYDSRGREIDAITLVYDNRLWDEYVFMQGVPVEPRCHRHLKEIDSTRLEMLFTGYAIERLERKCKDIQVMLRETKNDWEECFYRMLVRYWSGNVNADVFAQLAQNLSYKKVVRSSESLFRVEALLLGYAGLLADVPETDEYALGLREEYEYQAAKFQLEAMNVSQWKFMRIRPIAFPTVRLALLASLMMRFNFLLSSVLDASDVSEIYGLLDVTASSYWDTHYKLGVVSVKRVKKLGNSMKNVIIINALIPFLFIYGKERGEERYCDKALRWLEELRAERNHISDAWTRYGVQVNSALQSQALLQVKREYCDAHRCLHCKIGAEIFRRVGRG, from the coding sequence ATGACAGAAGAGTTTTTGCAGTATGTATGGGCGAATTCGCTTTTCACGAGTACGGAGTGTATGTCAACCAAGGGGAAAAGAGTAGAAATTTTAAATGTCGGTTTTCAGAATCGGGATGCCGGACCGGATTTCTTTAATGCTAAAGTGCGTATCAATGATGTCGTGCAAGTGGGAAACGTGGAGATTCATCAGAAAGGAAGTGATTGGTTCCGTCATGCTCACGAAAAAGATTTGGCCTATAATAATGTTATTCTCTCCGTGGTGGGTGAGGCAGACATGGAAGTGTACGATTCTCGTGGTCGGGAAATTGATGCGATTACCCTGGTCTATGATAATAGGTTATGGGATGAGTATGTTTTCATGCAGGGAGTACCTGTTGAACCCCGTTGTCATCGACACTTGAAAGAGATTGATTCGACCCGTTTGGAAATGTTGTTCACGGGGTACGCGATCGAGCGGTTGGAACGTAAATGTAAAGATATTCAGGTGATGTTGCGGGAGACTAAAAATGATTGGGAGGAATGTTTCTACCGGATGTTGGTACGGTATTGGTCTGGGAACGTGAACGCTGATGTTTTCGCCCAGCTGGCTCAAAACTTATCTTACAAAAAAGTGGTTCGTAGTAGTGAATCTCTTTTCCGGGTGGAGGCGTTGCTTTTAGGGTATGCCGGTTTGTTGGCTGACGTGCCGGAAACAGACGAGTATGCCCTTGGTTTGCGGGAGGAGTACGAGTATCAGGCAGCCAAATTCCAACTGGAAGCCATGAATGTTTCTCAATGGAAATTCATGCGGATTCGTCCGATAGCTTTTCCCACGGTTCGTCTGGCCTTGCTGGCCTCTTTGATGATGCGTTTCAATTTCTTGCTTTCCAGTGTGCTGGATGCCTCAGACGTGTCGGAAATTTATGGTTTACTGGACGTAACCGCCTCTTCTTATTGGGATACTCACTATAAATTAGGAGTGGTTTCCGTGAAACGGGTGAAGAAATTGGGGAATAGCATGAAGAACGTAATTATTATTAATGCCTTGATACCGTTCCTGTTCATTTACGGGAAAGAACGGGGGGAAGAACGATATTGTGATAAGGCGTTACGATGGCTGGAAGAGTTGAGGGCGGAACGTAATCATATTTCGGATGCGTGGACCCGTTACGGGGTACAGGTGAATTCCGCTTTACAATCCCAAGCTTTGTTACAGGTAAAACGAGAATATTGTGATGCACATCGTTGTCTGCATTGTAAAATAGGAGCGGAAATATTCCGTCGGGTAGGAAGAGGTTGA
- a CDS encoding Fic family protein produces MEYISVNEFARKYGISERTARNYCATGKIEGVFLTGKTWNIPKAAGLPMRKSSPMEVMPLLAILREQKKMKLKGGIYHRTQIDLTYNSNHIEGSRLTHDQTRYIFETNTIGITDESVNVDDIIETTNHFRCIDLIIDRAEERLSEKYIKELHYILKSGTSDHRKDWFAVGDYKRLPNEVGGILTTPPELVHYEVKTLLAEYNAKKSKTFEDIIDLHQRFESIHPFQDGNGRVGRLIMFKECLANGFVPFIITEELKMFYYRGLQEWSHVRNYLLDTCLTAQDNYKEILTGFRIKYST; encoded by the coding sequence ATGGAATATATTTCAGTGAATGAATTTGCTAGGAAATACGGTATTTCGGAGCGTACTGCACGCAACTATTGTGCGACCGGGAAGATCGAGGGGGTGTTTTTAACGGGTAAAACTTGGAATATTCCAAAAGCTGCCGGATTGCCCATGCGTAAGTCTTCCCCAATGGAGGTTATGCCATTACTTGCTATATTGCGAGAACAGAAGAAAATGAAGTTGAAGGGGGGCATTTATCATCGTACACAAATAGACCTCACGTATAATTCCAATCACATCGAGGGAAGTCGCTTAACTCACGACCAAACGCGTTACATTTTTGAAACCAACACGATCGGGATAACAGATGAAAGTGTGAACGTGGATGATATTATCGAGACGACCAACCACTTTCGTTGTATTGATCTAATTATTGACCGGGCAGAAGAGCGACTTTCAGAAAAATATATCAAAGAATTGCATTATATTTTGAAATCCGGAACGTCTGACCATCGTAAAGATTGGTTTGCTGTTGGTGACTACAAGCGTTTACCGAACGAGGTGGGCGGAATCTTGACAACACCACCGGAATTGGTCCACTATGAAGTTAAAACTTTGTTGGCAGAATATAACGCGAAGAAGTCTAAGACTTTCGAGGATATTATTGACTTGCATCAAAGATTCGAATCCATTCATCCGTTTCAGGATGGTAATGGACGTGTTGGTCGGTTAATCATGTTCAAAGAGTGTCTGGCGAATGGTTTTGTCCCGTTTATCATCACGGAAGAGTTGAAGATGTTTTATTATCGTGGATTGCAGGAATGGAGTCATGTCAGAAACTATTTGCTTGATACGTGCCTTACTGCACAAGATAATTACAAAGAAATTTTAACTGGATTTAGAATCAAGTATTCAACGTAA